The Vicinamibacteria bacterium genomic sequence CTTCGTTGGCATGGGCAGCAACCTCAAGCGCGCGGTCGAGGAGCACGGCCGCGGACGGGACCGCCTCTCGTCGAGCCGTGTCCTGAAAGCGAAAGTGCTCCCCTGGGCATTCGGGGGAATGGCTCTCTTGATGGCGACCTTCATCCTCGGTGGTGGCGCGCACACCCGAGCCATTCCGAGCTGGATCCACAGCGGGCTCGGCTACCTCTCGCTCGGTTACAGCTTCGTCGCGCTTCTCGTGGAGGGGTATTTCCTCCTCCAGCAGAACCGGCTGGTCAACGCCTTTCAGCGAGAGCTCGTCGGCGTCCGGGAGCGAAACGCCGAGATCAGCTGACCTCGACTTCCACCGAGAGGCTCTCGAGATCGCGGAGGATGGATTCCACTTTGTCCGCCGGGAGCTCGTGCCGCGCGGCCACGGACTCGATTTGCTCGGTCGTGATGCGGCGACGCGGTGACATCGGCCCGGTGGGGCCGTAGTCCTCGCTCCGCACCCGCAACGAGACGACGTCCCAGCGGCTGTAGTGGCCCATGCAGTCGAATACGTTCTTGGCGACGATTCGGTCGCGGGGGTCGAGCTCGGCCACGACCAGCTCCTCCTTGTGGAAGACGGGCTCGCGGACGTAGGCGCCGAACGGATTGGCGATTGCGCTTCCACCCATGGCCCATTTCCACGAAGCGCTCTTCTTGTAAGGGAAGTCGTCGGGAACCGCGTCCTCGGGAAGATACATCGAAGCGCTCACGACGAACGTCTGGGTCTCGAAGGCGTATTCACGAATGGCGGAGTCCTGATCCGAAAAGCACAGGGGACGGACCTCGCCAGTCATGTCTCGCACCGAGTTCGACTTTCCTCCGTAACTCCACCAGCCGGGCCAGCAGGCGGCGTGGATCTCTTCGCCCTTCATGGCCATGGCCGCTTTCAGCAGCGTCATGTGGTTCTCGAAACAAACGAGCCCGCCGAGCTTTCCGAAGTGCGTGTCGAACACGCGCAAGTCGGAAGCGTCCCCCCGTCCCCAGAAGAACCGTTCCTGGTGGGTCGGCATGAGCTTCCGGTGGCGCCCCAAGATCGTGCCGTCTCCGTCGAGAAAGAGCATGGTGTTGTACAGGGTCGCCGAGCCCTCGCGGTCGTCCTGCTCGTTGAGTCCGATGACGGCAACGAGCCGCGCGCTCTCCGCTGCCCGACAAAGCTCGTCGGTCTCCGGACCCGGGATGCGGACCGATTGGTCGTAGAAGGCCACGACCGTGTCCTTCCAGAGCGCCGCGGATTCCGGGCTCGTGTAACCGAAGTTGTTGCGCCAGTACGGATAAGTCGGAATGCCCGTCTCCGGAGTCACGAGCAGGTCGACGCCCCGCCGACCCGCTTCCTCGATGGCGGCGGCGTACTTCTCGATACTCTCCTTCTTCTTCATGAACACCGGGCTCACCTGTGCAGCGGCGGCGACGATCGGACGTTCGAGCTTCATGGAACGTTTCTAGCATCGCTCGAGGCGAGCCGCAAGAGCACGACCTCCGGCGGAACGCGAAAGCGAACGGGGAGAATGCTGGTGCCGAGACCCGAGGTCACGAACAGGTGCCGACCGGCTTCGATGATGTGACCGCGTGCATAACGATCCCCGTAACTCGAAGGCACGACCGGTGTGCCGAAGAATGGAAACCGCACCTGTCCGCCATGGGTATGGCCGGCAAGCGTGAGGTCGATTCGTGCGGGGACCGCGGGGAACAGATCGGGATTGTGGGTGAAGGCCACCACCGGCAGGCCGTCATCCGGAATACGAGCCACGACGGCATCCGGATCCGGGGCCGCCTCCCAGGCATCACCGAGGCCGACCAGCCAGAAGTCGAATCGATCCTTCGTGAGTCGCAACGCCTCGTCTTCGAGGACGGAGATCCCCTGGCTCGCGAGCGCATCCCGGACGCGATGACCGTCGAGCCACCAGTCGTGGTTTCCCAGCACGGCGTAGACGCCGAGGCGAGCACGAAGGCGAGATAGAACTGTGGCCGTCCGCTCCGGGGGTACGAAGCTGCCGCCGAGGACTCCGTGAATGACGTAGTCGCCCGCCAGAAGGACGAGATCCGGCTCCTCTTCCTCGTTCAACCTCTGCACGACGGTCTCGAGGGCCTCGAGGCCGAAATGGGGAGAGCCGATGTGCAGATCACTCATGAGCGCCAAGGTCAGCCCGCTCTGCTCCTCTTGCCACCCGGGAAGGACAATCGTCTCGTGGTGAAGCACGAGCGACGAAGGCTCGATCCAGAAAGCCCATCCGCCGAGGCAGAACATCACCAGGGGCACGGCAGCGAGGAACCACTTGCGACTCATCACCCTGTCATCACCCTGCTCGAGTATGCGGGTCGATTGTGGCGAGCCGATGGCGACGGTTCGTCAAGTCATCGCGATGGAGAAAACGTCAGGCGTAGGCTTCCATCGGCGGGCAGACGCATACGAGGTGTCTGTCCCCGTAAGCGTTGTCGATACGCGCGACCGGAGGCCAGAACTTGTGCTCCCGAACCCAGGGCGCGGGAAAGGCCGCCTGCTCTCGCGTGTAGGGATGACTCCATTCGTCCGAAGCAATACGAAGCGCGGTGTGGGGCGCGTTCTTCAAGACGTTGTCTTCGGGGTCGGCACGCCCCTCTTCGATCGCGCGGACCTCCTCGCGAATCATGATGAGAGCCTCGCAGAATCGGTCCAGCTCCTGCCTCGACTCGCTCTCGGTTGGCTCGATCATGAGCGTTCCAACAACGGGGAACGACATGGTGGGCGCATGAAAGCCGTAGTCCATCAGCCTCTTGGCAATGTCCTCCGCCTCGATACCGGCAGACTTCCGGAAAGACCGGCAATCGAGAATGAACTCGTGCGCCACGCGTCCCTTCTCGCCGGTGTAGAGCACGGGATAGTGGGGAGAGAGTCGCGTCGCCATGTAGTTCGCGTTGAGGATCGCGATCTCGGTTGCCCGCTTGAGGCCGTCACCACCCATCATCCGGATATAGGCCCAGGAAATGGGCAGGATGCTCGGACTGCCGTAGGGCGCCGCGGAGACCGGGCCGATCGCGTGGGCGCCACCGAGCTCGGCGAGGGGATGTCCCGGCAGAAACGGCTGGAGGTGGGCGGCGACACCGATCGGGCCCATACCCGGGCCGCCTCCTCCGTGCGGGATGCAAAACGTCTTGTGCAGGTTCAGGTGGCAGACGTCGGCGCCGACGAGGCCAGGGGAAGTCAGGCCGACCTGTGCATTCATGTTGGCGCCGTCCATATAGACCTGACCGCCGTGGTCGTGCACGATGCGACAGATCTCTCGGATGCTCGCCTCGAAGACTCCATGCGTCGAGGGATAAGTGATCATGAGAGCACCCAGGGTGTCACGATGGGCTTCGGCCTTGTTCCTCAGGTCCGCCACGTCGACGTTGCCCTGCGGATCGCAATCGACGACGACGACGCGAAAACCCGCCATGACGGCGCTCGCGGGATTCGTCCCGTGGGCCGATACCGGAATCAGGCAAACGTTTCGATGCGATTCCCCCCGGCTCGCCAGATAGGCGCGGATTACCAGCAGCCCGGCGAACTCGCCCTGCGAGCCGGCGTTGGGCTGGAGGCTGATGGCGGCGAAGCCGGTGATCTCGCGAAGCCAGCTTTCCAGTTGGCGGTAGATCTCCGCGTACCCCTGACACTGGTCGGCAGGAGCGAAAGGGTGGACGTCCGCCAGCTCGGGCCAGGTGACCGGGATCATCTCCGTCGTGGCGTTGAGCTTCATCGTACAGGAACCGAGCGAGATCATCGACGTCGTCATCGAGAGGTCCCGCGCCTGCAGCCTGTGGATGTAGCGCAGCAGCTCGTGCTCCGCGTGGTAACGATGGAACACCTCGTGAGTCAGTATCTCGCTCGTCCGAGCGTGAGGCGAAGGGATCTCGAAATCAGCTTTGTCGACGAGCTCCGCGCCGAAGACTCCCAGGAGCGCTTTCACCTCGTCGAGGGTCGTCGTTTCGTCGAGCGCGATTCCGACCGACCCGTCGTCGTAGCCTCGCAGGTTGAACCCCGTCCGGACCGCCTCGGCAAGAAATCGCGCGGCATTCCGCACCCGGAGGGTATCGAAGAACGGTGGCTCGCCGACGTCGAACCCCTTGCGTCGAAGTCCGTCGAACAGCAGTGCGGTCAGA encodes the following:
- a CDS encoding carbon-nitrogen hydrolase family protein; the protein is MKLERPIVAAAAQVSPVFMKKKESIEKYAAAIEEAGRRGVDLLVTPETGIPTYPYWRNNFGYTSPESAALWKDTVVAFYDQSVRIPGPETDELCRAAESARLVAVIGLNEQDDREGSATLYNTMLFLDGDGTILGRHRKLMPTHQERFFWGRGDASDLRVFDTHFGKLGGLVCFENHMTLLKAAMAMKGEEIHAACWPGWWSYGGKSNSVRDMTGEVRPLCFSDQDSAIREYAFETQTFVVSASMYLPEDAVPDDFPYKKSASWKWAMGGSAIANPFGAYVREPVFHKEELVVAELDPRDRIVAKNVFDCMGHYSRWDVVSLRVRSEDYGPTGPMSPRRRITTEQIESVAARHELPADKVESILRDLESLSVEVEVS
- the gcvP gene encoding aminomethyl-transferring glycine dehydrogenase, with protein sequence MRFDPLAPSDRFAPRHIGPRPHDVEQMLELLGYDDLEVLVADTVPHDIRMTSPLAIPEAKGEHETLTEIRELSRRNRVLRSFIGLGYHGVITPTVILRNILESPGWYTQYTPYQAEIAQGRLEALLNFQTMVSDLTGLPLANASLLDEATAAAEAMTMSAAIDGKKRGAFFVAEDCHPQIIAVVRTRAEPLGIDVTVGPVDAVRANGGQLFGILLSYPTTDGRIVDYEAVCRWAREHDVIVTMATDLLALTLLRSPGEVGADIAIGNSQRFGVALGAGGPHAAFLATREKHARRLPGRVVGVSRDADGKVAFRLAIQTREQHIRRDKATSNICTAQVLLAIMAGMYAVYHGPDGLKRIARRVHGLTALLFDGLRRKGFDVGEPPFFDTLRVRNAARFLAEAVRTGFNLRGYDDGSVGIALDETTTLDEVKALLGVFGAELVDKADFEIPSPHARTSEILTHEVFHRYHAEHELLRYIHRLQARDLSMTTSMISLGSCTMKLNATTEMIPVTWPELADVHPFAPADQCQGYAEIYRQLESWLREITGFAAISLQPNAGSQGEFAGLLVIRAYLASRGESHRNVCLIPVSAHGTNPASAVMAGFRVVVVDCDPQGNVDVADLRNKAEAHRDTLGALMITYPSTHGVFEASIREICRIVHDHGGQVYMDGANMNAQVGLTSPGLVGADVCHLNLHKTFCIPHGGGGPGMGPIGVAAHLQPFLPGHPLAELGGAHAIGPVSAAPYGSPSILPISWAYIRMMGGDGLKRATEIAILNANYMATRLSPHYPVLYTGEKGRVAHEFILDCRSFRKSAGIEAEDIAKRLMDYGFHAPTMSFPVVGTLMIEPTESESRQELDRFCEALIMIREEVRAIEEGRADPEDNVLKNAPHTALRIASDEWSHPYTREQAAFPAPWVREHKFWPPVARIDNAYGDRHLVCVCPPMEAYA
- a CDS encoding metallophosphoesterase produces the protein MSRKWFLAAVPLVMFCLGGWAFWIEPSSLVLHHETIVLPGWQEEQSGLTLALMSDLHIGSPHFGLEALETVVQRLNEEEEPDLVLLAGDYVIHGVLGGSFVPPERTATVLSRLRARLGVYAVLGNHDWWLDGHRVRDALASQGISVLEDEALRLTKDRFDFWLVGLGDAWEAAPDPDAVVARIPDDGLPVVAFTHNPDLFPAVPARIDLTLAGHTHGGQVRFPFFGTPVVPSSYGDRYARGHIIEAGRHLFVTSGLGTSILPVRFRVPPEVVLLRLASSDARNVP